One segment of Leptodactylus fuscus isolate aLepFus1 chromosome 7, aLepFus1.hap2, whole genome shotgun sequence DNA contains the following:
- the CEBPA gene encoding CCAAT/enhancer-binding protein alpha, with protein MELANFYEVESRPSMSTQPHPHHGAYPYREPQATGELNELCENENSIDISAYIDPAAFNDEFLADLFHSSKQDRSKGVIDYQQGLGACHPQMYGCMANYMDSKLDSAGLRPLVIKQEPREEEEANRASLAALYPHHAPQHPSHLQYQVAHCAQTTMHLQPGHPTPPPTPVPSPHHLPHHHHHHLQASSSKGMSSASSTSSSSSETRGKSKKWVDKNSNEYRVRRERNNIAVRKSRDKAKMRNAETQQKVIELSSENDKLRKRVDQLSRELETLRGIFRQLPESSLVKVMGNCA; from the coding sequence ATGGAGCTAGCTAACTTCTACGAGGTCGAATCCCGGCCATCCATGAGTACCCAGCCCCATCCTCATCACGGTGCATATCCCTACAGGGAGCCTCAAGCCACCGGAGAACTGAACGAACTGTGTGAGAACGAGAACTCCATAGACATCAGCGCCTACATTGACCCTGCAGCCTTCAACGACGAGTTCTTGGCTGACCTCTTCCACAGCAGCAAGCAGGACAGAAGCAAGGGGGTTATTGACTATCAGCAGGGACTTGGAGCTTGTCACCCCCAAATGTATGGCTGCATGGCCAACTATATGGACAGCAAGCTGGACAGTGCTGGCTTAAGACCTCTGGTCATCAAACAGGAGCCCAGAGAAGAGGAGGAAGCCAACAGGGCGTCCCTTGCAGCCCTCTACCCTCACCACGCACCTCAGCACCCATCCCACCTGCAGTACCAGGTAGCCCACTGTGCGCAGACCACCATGCACCTGCAACCTGGTCACCCAACTCCACCACCGACCCCTGTGCCGAGTCCTCACCAccttccccaccaccaccaccaccatctgcAAGCTTCTTCATCCAAGGGGATGTCTTCAGCCTCTTCcacttcttcatcttcttcagagACCAGAGGCAAGTCCAAGAAGTGGGTGGACAAGAACAGTAATGAGTACAGGGTGAGGAGAGAGAGGAATAACATTGCAGTGAGGAAGAGCAGGGACAAGGCAAAGATGCGCAATGCTGAGACCCAGCAGAAAGTTATTGAGTTGTCCAGTGAGAATGACAAGTTGAGGAAGAGGGTGGACCAGCTGAGCAGAGAGTTGGAGACCCTACGGGGCATCTTCAGGCAACTTCCAGAGAGCTCCCTGGTCAAAGTCATGGGCAACTGTGCATAG